The Cellulomonas sp. S1-8 genomic sequence CGAGCTCGACATCCCGTTCGCGGACGTGCGGCTCAAGCGCGGCGGCGGCGAGGGTGGCCACAACGGCCTGCGGGACACCAGCAAGGCGCTCGGCAGCAAGGAGTACGTGCGCGTGCGCGTCGGCGTCGGTCGGCCCCCCGGCCGTCAGGACCCCGCGGACTTCGTGCTCAAGGACTTCTCCGGGCCGGAGAAGAAGGACCTGCCGTGGCTGGTCGACCGTGCCGCGGACGCGGTCGAGGCCGTCGTCCTCGAGGGCCTGCAGGCCGCGCAGCTGCGCTTCCACACCAAGGCCTGAGCCCCGAGGCGGGGCTTCCTCGGCGTCGTCGCGCCGTCACCCGGTCGGCCCTGCGGCACGGCGAGACGGTGGACCCGCGCGAGTGGTGTGCGTCACGAGTGTGGCGTGAGGGCGTGTACCTGGGGTGAAATCGGACAGAACGGACGCCGTCGGGCGATCCGCCCGTATAGCCTCCGAACATCCCACAACGACGCGAACCGGGGGGCTCATTGTGACCGTGACGGCCGACGGGGTACACCGACACACCGACGACGTCGACGAGCGACGGCGTCCCGCACGCCAGCCGCGACGGTCCTGGGCCTCGCCCCAGCCGTTCATCCGACGGGTCACGCCCTTCAACACCCCGGACGCGCTCACGAGCGCATGGGCCACGGTCGGCAAGGACTACGCGCGCACCTCGGCGCTGTCGGACGGCATGCTCGCGCTCGCGGTGGGTGCCCTGTCGCTGCTGCCCGCCCACGGCCTGACGCTCGGCGTGGTGCTGTGGGCGAGCCTCGGCTCGATCGCCTTCGCGGGTCTCGTCCTCGTCTTCGGCGGGTACCGGCCCGACCACCTCGGCGACGGCCCGGGGGAGCTGCAGGCCGTGCTCCGCGCCGGGCTCGCGCTCGCGGCCTCGCTCATGGCGGTCGCGTACCTGCTGCAGCTCATGGTGCCGCGGCTCGCCGTCGTCGTCGGGATCCCGGTCCTGCTCGTCCTGGCGCTCGGGCAGCGGCACCTGCACCGCACCCGGCTGCACCGGGACCGGACCGCGGGCGCCGGCATGCGCCGCACGCTCGTCGTCGGCGACGCCGCGTCGTCCGCGCGCCTCGTCGGTGACCTCGTGCTCGCGCCGCACCACGGCTACCTGCCCGTCGGCGTGTGCCTCGCCGAGCGCGACAGGGGCGCCCTCGAGGGCGTCCCGGTGCTCGGCGGCCTCGCCGACGTGGTGCAGGTCGTGGCCGACCACGCGGTCGAGACCGTCGTGGTCTCCGGCAGCGAGCTCAGCGGTGACGCGCTGCGTCGCCTGAGCTGGGCCCTCGGCCGCGCCGGCGCCCAGCTGGTCGTGGCGCCCGACATCGTCGAGGTCTCCCGCCCGCGCCTGACGGTGCGGCCGACGGCCGGGCTGTCGCTGCTCGAGGTCGAGGTCGGCGCGCCGCGCCACCGGCTGCTCGTCAAGTCGGTGCTCGACCGCACGTTCGGGTTCCTGCTGCTGATGGCGGCGTCGCCCGTCATCGGGGCGGCGGCCCTCGCGGTCGCCACGACGTCGCCCGGCGGCGCGTTCTACCGCCAGGAGCGCGTCGGCCTGGACGGCACGACGTTCACGATGTGGAAGCTGCGGTCGATGTACATCGACGCCGAGGAGCGTCGCCGTGCGCTGCTCGAGAAGTCCGACCGCGACGGCCTGATGTTCAAGATGCGCGAGGACCCGCGGGTCACGCGCGTCGGCAGGATCCTGCGCCGCTACTCGGTCGACGAGCTGCCGCAGCTCATCAACGTCGTGCTCGGCGACATGTCGCTCGTCGGTCCGCGCCCGCCGCTGCTGTCCGAGGTCTCCCAGTACGCCGACCCGGTCGGTCGTCGGCTGCACGTGCGCCCCGGCGTCACGGGCCTGTGGCAGGTCAGCGGCCGCGCGGACCTCAGCTGGGACGAGTCCGTCCGGCTGGACCTGCGGTACGTCGACAACTGGTCGGTCGCGATGGACCTCACGATCCTGTGGAAGACCGGGCGCGCCGTCGTGCGGGGCTCGGGGGCCTACTGACCCCCGTGCCGCCGCGTCACGCGCCCGGGTCCGCCGGGCGCACGCGCAGGGCGGCGACGACCAGCACGAGGGACCGGGCCACGAAGCTCGCCGAGAGGCCCGCCGCGGCCCCCTCGGGCCCGGCGACGGCAGCACCCACGGCCACGCCCACGAGCAGGACCACCGCGAACACGACGCCGACCACCGCGGCCAGGCGCGCACGGTCCTGGCCCTGCAGGATCGCGGCGAGCGGCGCCGACAGCGCGACGAACGGCATGCCGACGAGCAGCACCCGGAACGTGTCCGCCGACGACGCGTACTGCTCGCCCATGACCAGCACCAGCAGCCACGGCGCGACGAGCGCGAGCGGGATCACGACCACCAGCGAGGCCACGCCGGCCAGCAGCAGGGGTCGCACCATGCGCCGCGACGCCGCCACGCCCACGCGCGCGGCCCGCGGCAGCACGAGCGACGCGATGGTCTGCGGCACGAGCAGCACCGGCTGGACCAGCTTGGAGGCTGCGGCGTACGCACCGGCCGCGGCGGGCGTCAGGACGGCGGCGACGACCGCCGTGTCGAGCATGCGCGACTGCGCCGCGACCGTGTTCCACATGTACGGCGCACCCGTGCGTACCAGCGTGCGCCACGGCACCGTCGGCCGACCCGCGAGCGGGACGAGGCGCTGCGTCATCAGCTGCGCGACCACGGCGCCCACCAGCATCGCGCCCGCGTACGACCACAGCGCGTCCAGTCCCGCCGCCAGGGCCGCGACCAGCAGCCCGACCGCGACCGCGCGGCGTGCCAGCACCGGCCAGCCCGACACCAGGACGCGGCCGTCGGCGATCGGGACGTTGAGCGCCGCGTCCGTCGTGCGCTCCACGGTCAGCGCGAGCGCGATGAGCACCAGGGCCGCCGGCACGTCCGCGAGCGCCGCCCAGCCGCCGAGCGCGAGCGCGAGCACGACCGCCGTCAGGAGCCCCGAGACCCAGGTGAGCCGCACGGCCGACGCGACCTCGTCGGCCCGGCCCTGCGCGTGCGCCCGGGACACGAGGGTGCCCTGGCCCGCTCCGGTGGCGACCAGCACGACACCGACGACGCCGGTGACCGCGGCGACCAGTCCGAAGACCGCGGGCGAGACGTTGCGCGCCAGCAGCGCGAACAGCACGGCCTGGAGCAGCGAGGCGGTGACGCGTGAACCCAGCAGCAGCACGAACTGACGTCCCACGTCCGCCCCTCGGGGTAGGCGACCGGCCGGTCCGGCGCTCGGGTGATGATCTGGCCCCGGCGACTGCGGGCCTGCACCGAGCCCGTAAGTTAGCACCGGGGCGCCCGGTGGGGCCGGGACGATCGGGAGACCACCACATGGCGGGGACGGGGCCGGGCCGCGAGACGGCGGCGCAGGTGCGGACGCGCGTGCGCGTGCTGCTCGCCGCGTGCGTCGTCGGGGCCGTCGTCGGCGGCTGGCTGCTGGCGCAGGGCGTCGCACCTGTCCTCGTCGTGGCGGCCGCGGCCGGCCCGCTGCTGCTCGCCGTCGGGCACCGCTACGGCTTCTGGTTCCTCGCCGGTGCGGTGGTGCTGCGTCCGCTCGTCGACTCGGGTGAGGTGCCGGGGGCGACCGGCGCCCTGGGTGTCGGCGTCCTGGCGCTCGGTCTGGTCGCGGCGCTGCACGACGTGCGCGCGCTCATCCTGCTCGCGCTCGCCGCCGTCCCCGTGGGCGTGGCCACGGCTGTCGGGTACCCCGCGCACGGGATGATCGCCATCGAGGAGGGCCTGCGCCTGCTGAGCGTCGTCGCCGTCGCGGCGGTCGTGCTGGCGGACCGTGCGCGTCCCACGCGGACGCGGGCCGCGCGCGTGGTGCAGGTCGCCGGCATCGTGCCGGCGCTCGTGGCGGTCCAGCAGGCCGTGACCGGGAGCGGGACGACGATCGGCACGACGATGCGCGCGTCGGGCACCCTGTCGCAGGCGAACCCCGCCGCTTTCTTCTTCACGCTGTGCGCGATCGCCTCGCTCGTCCTGGCGTTCGAGGGCACGCGTCGCCGTCTCGACCTCGCCGCCGTGGTCGGGTTCTCGGTCGCGGTCGTCACGACGGGGTCCATCACGGGCCTGATGTCGCTCGTCCTCGGGCTCGTCCTGTGCACGGTGCTCATGCGCGGGCTGCTGTCGCGCGCGACGGGGGTGCTGCTGCTCAGCCTCGGTGTCCTGGTCCTCGGCGCGCTGGCCTCCCCCGTGGGACGGGGCCGGCTGGCGGAGTTCACCGCCGCCCCCAGCGCCGAGGCCGAGGGCAACTCGCTGCTCTGGCGGTACGAGGCGTGGGGCAAGATCATCGACGCGTGGCAGACGTCGCCCGTGACGGGCCTCGGCCTCGGGGCGACGATGCCCGGCGGGGTGCTGGTGACGAACATCCCGCACAACGAGTACCTGTGGCTGCTCGCCGAGATGGGCGTGCTCGGGCTCGGCCTGCTCGTGCTCGTCGTCCTGGCCACCGTCGGCCTGGTCCTGCGCTTCGTGCGGCAGGGCGCGGCGCGGGAGAACGCCGCGCTCGTCGTGACGCTCGTGGCCGCGACGGCGCTCAACGCGTCCGCGGACAACACGCTGCACTTCACGCCCTCGCTGTACGCGCTCACGCTGCTGCTCGCGACGGCGTGGCGGTGCGCGAGCGTCGAGCGCGCGGTCGCGCGCGCGCTCGACCCGCCCGTCGGTCCGCCCCCCCACCTCGACCTCAGGAGAGCGCCGTGACCGACGCGACCCGCCCGCTGCGCGTCATGCAGGTCCTCGACCCGCCCGACGGCACCACCCGGTACGCCGACCAGGTCGTGCGCCACCTGCCCGCCGACGTCG encodes the following:
- a CDS encoding lipopolysaccharide biosynthesis protein, which gives rise to MGRQFVLLLGSRVTASLLQAVLFALLARNVSPAVFGLVAAVTGVVGVVLVATGAGQGTLVSRAHAQGRADEVASAVRLTWVSGLLTAVVLALALGGWAALADVPAALVLIALALTVERTTDAALNVPIADGRVLVSGWPVLARRAVAVGLLVAALAAGLDALWSYAGAMLVGAVVAQLMTQRLVPLAGRPTVPWRTLVRTGAPYMWNTVAAQSRMLDTAVVAAVLTPAAAGAYAAASKLVQPVLLVPQTIASLVLPRAARVGVAASRRMVRPLLLAGVASLVVVIPLALVAPWLLVLVMGEQYASSADTFRVLLVGMPFVALSAPLAAILQGQDRARLAAVVGVVFAVVLLVGVAVGAAVAGPEGAAAGLSASFVARSLVLVVAALRVRPADPGA
- a CDS encoding sugar transferase — translated: MTVTADGVHRHTDDVDERRRPARQPRRSWASPQPFIRRVTPFNTPDALTSAWATVGKDYARTSALSDGMLALAVGALSLLPAHGLTLGVVLWASLGSIAFAGLVLVFGGYRPDHLGDGPGELQAVLRAGLALAASLMAVAYLLQLMVPRLAVVVGIPVLLVLALGQRHLHRTRLHRDRTAGAGMRRTLVVGDAASSARLVGDLVLAPHHGYLPVGVCLAERDRGALEGVPVLGGLADVVQVVADHAVETVVVSGSELSGDALRRLSWALGRAGAQLVVAPDIVEVSRPRLTVRPTAGLSLLEVEVGAPRHRLLVKSVLDRTFGFLLLMAASPVIGAAALAVATTSPGGAFYRQERVGLDGTTFTMWKLRSMYIDAEERRRALLEKSDRDGLMFKMREDPRVTRVGRILRRYSVDELPQLINVVLGDMSLVGPRPPLLSEVSQYADPVGRRLHVRPGVTGLWQVSGRADLSWDESVRLDLRYVDNWSVAMDLTILWKTGRAVVRGSGAY
- a CDS encoding O-antigen ligase family protein, which produces MAGTGPGRETAAQVRTRVRVLLAACVVGAVVGGWLLAQGVAPVLVVAAAAGPLLLAVGHRYGFWFLAGAVVLRPLVDSGEVPGATGALGVGVLALGLVAALHDVRALILLALAAVPVGVATAVGYPAHGMIAIEEGLRLLSVVAVAAVVLADRARPTRTRAARVVQVAGIVPALVAVQQAVTGSGTTIGTTMRASGTLSQANPAAFFFTLCAIASLVLAFEGTRRRLDLAAVVGFSVAVVTTGSITGLMSLVLGLVLCTVLMRGLLSRATGVLLLSLGVLVLGALASPVGRGRLAEFTAAPSAEAEGNSLLWRYEAWGKIIDAWQTSPVTGLGLGATMPGGVLVTNIPHNEYLWLLAEMGVLGLGLLVLVVLATVGLVLRFVRQGAARENAALVVTLVAATALNASADNTLHFTPSLYALTLLLATAWRCASVERAVARALDPPVGPPPHLDLRRAP